The following are encoded together in the Parabacteroides chongii genome:
- the mreD gene encoding rod shape-determining protein MreD, which yields MINLLRGLIYFVVLVLIQVLILNNIHFLRVATPFLYLYFIIKMPVGTSRDVVVLSSFLIGLVIDMFSNTPGMHAAACTLAGVIREPLIRFFMGKDLPEGIYPSYKTFGYGGFFRYVFSFVVIHHVTLFLIESLTLFDPLFLAIRIGASVVTTTLLICTIEAFNIETQKSGD from the coding sequence ATGATTAATTTATTACGGGGGTTGATTTATTTCGTTGTATTGGTATTGATTCAGGTGTTGATCCTGAACAATATACATTTCCTGCGGGTCGCAACGCCGTTTTTATATCTTTATTTCATCATAAAGATGCCGGTAGGAACGTCGCGCGATGTGGTTGTTTTGTCTTCTTTTCTGATCGGGCTGGTGATCGATATGTTCTCAAATACGCCGGGAATGCATGCTGCGGCATGTACACTGGCTGGGGTTATACGTGAACCCTTGATTCGCTTTTTCATGGGAAAGGACCTGCCCGAAGGGATCTACCCTTCCTATAAGACCTTTGGCTATGGTGGTTTCTTCCGATATGTTTTCTCATTCGTGGTGATCCATCATGTCACTTTATTCCTGATCGAATCGCTGACTTTATTCGATCCGTTATTCCTTGCGATCCGTATCGGTGCGAGTGTGGTAACGACTACATTATTAATTTGTACGATAGAAGCTTTCAATATAGAGACACAGAAGAGTGGAGACTAA